A genomic stretch from Hemicordylus capensis ecotype Gifberg chromosome 1, rHemCap1.1.pri, whole genome shotgun sequence includes:
- the LOC128341176 gene encoding uncharacterized protein LOC128341176 isoform X3, translated as MEGTEKEKTELFLNKTNILLDALESREPCPTAPAVDLTSDGDGAQATSETCSRDTHPSAPLGPGSALSPAGARGGELARPDAGVALEPWRLEAQRAVWASLAPSTRAAYSRQCRAFQDFRTQVGLGQDWPPPAEQLMQFLVHLKGKGLSPGAMAGYLAALAFHAKAQGMSDTTGDFRVRRMLEGWTREHPVPLDSRRPLLPAAIQGAVGQFSAICRSPYEASLFHAVTLVLFFGAFRAGELLPRGHRSPVLKVVQFGDVSLGPDIAQLRLRFSKTDQRGRGQWVSLHRADNALLCPVRALGSYMTRRGSAPGCLFVHEDGRPLSQYQFWTVARRALSAAGADTAQLSLHSFRIGAASAASRLGLSGETIQRIGRWRSATYKRYVR; from the exons atggagggaacagagaaggagaaaactgagttgtttctgaataaaaccAACATACT ACTTGACGCTTTGGAATCGCGTGAACCATGCCCTACAGCGCCAGCAGTGGACCTGACCTCGGATGGGGATGGTGCCCAGGCCACCTCTGAAACGTGCAGCAGAGACACGCATCCTTCGGCTCCGCTTGGCCCTG GTTCAGCGCTTTCGCCAGCTGGCGCCAGAGGCGGAGAGCTTGCCCGACCAGATGCCGGCGTGGCTTTGGAGCCTTGGCGCCTAGAAGCCCAGAGGGCGGTCTGGGCCTCCTTGGCCCCCAGCACACGGGCAGCTTACTCTAGGCAGTGCAGGGCCTTTCAGGATTTTAGGACTCAGGTAGGATTGGGCCAGGACTGGCCCCCCCCTGCGGAGCAGCTGATGCAGTTTTTGGTCCACCTTAAGGGTAAGGGTTTGTCTCCTGGGGCCATGGCGGGTTATTTAGCAGCTCTGGCTTTCCACGCTAAGGCACAGGGAATGTCCGATACAACCGGGGATTTCAGGGTAAGGAGGATGCTGGAAGGTTGGACACGGGAACACCCGGTCCCACTTGACAGTCGACGGCCCCTTCTTCCCGCTGCCATACAGGGCGCGGTCGGGCAGTTCTCAGCGATCTGCCGGTCTCCATATGAGGCCTCTCTTTTTCACGCAGTCACTCTTGTTCTGTTCTTTGGTGCCTTTAGAGCCGGTGAATTGCTCCCCAGGGGTCATCGCAGCCCCGTACTCAAGGTGGTACAGTTTGGGGATGTCAGCTTGGGGCCGGATATAGCACAGCTGCGTCTTAGGTTTTCCAAGACCGACCAACGGGGCAGGGGACAGTGGGTGTCATTACACAGAGCCGACAATGCGCTCCTCTGCCCGGTACGTGCTTTGGGTAGTTACATGACCCGGCGGGGATCCGCTCCCGGATGCCTATTCGTACACGAAGATGGGCGCCCCCTTTCCCAGTACCAGTTCTGGACGGTGGCACGGCGCGCACTGAGTGCGGCCGGGGCAGATACTGCGCAGCTGTCTCTACACTCATTTCGCATTGGAGCTGCTTCAGCTGCCTCCCGGTTGGGTCTTTCGGGTGAGACCATTCAGCGCATTGGGCGTTGGCGGTCTGCCACATACAAAAGATACGTGCGATAG
- the LOC128341176 gene encoding uncharacterized protein LOC128341176 isoform X2, translating into MGPKKAKAKSGGKRVRPPPRPAPVSDSSDEDCDMGTVRALIARLEALEKKKQGGAAAAEKGGPSGIPASSRSITRGAKRAKLIQSLSSRLDALESREPCPTAPAVDLTSDGDGAQATSETCSRDTHPSAPLGPGSALSPAGARGGELARPDAGVALEPWRLEAQRAVWASLAPSTRAAYSRQCRAFQDFRTQVGLGQDWPPPAEQLMQFLVHLKGKGLSPGAMAGYLAALAFHAKAQGMSDTTGDFRVRRMLEGWTREHPVPLDSRRPLLPAAIQGAVGQFSAICRSPYEASLFHAVTLVLFFGAFRAGELLPRGHRSPVLKVVQFGDVSLGPDIAQLRLRFSKTDQRGRGQWVSLHRADNALLCPVRALGSYMTRRGSAPGCLFVHEDGRPLSQYQFWTVARRALSAAGADTAQLSLHSFRIGAASAASRLGLSGETIQRIGRWRSATYKRYVR; encoded by the exons ATGGGTCCAAAGAAGGCCAAGGCTAAGTCTGGCGGGAAGCGGGTTCGTCCTCCCCCACGCCCTGCGCCGGTTTCTGATTCTTCTGATGAGGATTGTGATATGGGTACCGTGCGGGCACTTATAGCACGCTTGGAAGCACTCGAAAAGAAAAAGcagggtggggcagcagcggcagaaAAGGGCGGTCCCTCTGGTATTCCAGCTAGTTCCCGAAGCATTACTAGGGGGGCAAAACGTGCTAAACTCATACAGTCCCTTTCATCCAGACTTGACGCTTTGGAATCGCGTGAACCATGCCCTACAGCGCCAGCAGTGGACCTGACCTCGGATGGGGATGGTGCCCAGGCCACCTCTGAAACGTGCAGCAGAGACACGCATCCTTCGGCTCCGCTTGGCCCTG GTTCAGCGCTTTCGCCAGCTGGCGCCAGAGGCGGAGAGCTTGCCCGACCAGATGCCGGCGTGGCTTTGGAGCCTTGGCGCCTAGAAGCCCAGAGGGCGGTCTGGGCCTCCTTGGCCCCCAGCACACGGGCAGCTTACTCTAGGCAGTGCAGGGCCTTTCAGGATTTTAGGACTCAGGTAGGATTGGGCCAGGACTGGCCCCCCCCTGCGGAGCAGCTGATGCAGTTTTTGGTCCACCTTAAGGGTAAGGGTTTGTCTCCTGGGGCCATGGCGGGTTATTTAGCAGCTCTGGCTTTCCACGCTAAGGCACAGGGAATGTCCGATACAACCGGGGATTTCAGGGTAAGGAGGATGCTGGAAGGTTGGACACGGGAACACCCGGTCCCACTTGACAGTCGACGGCCCCTTCTTCCCGCTGCCATACAGGGCGCGGTCGGGCAGTTCTCAGCGATCTGCCGGTCTCCATATGAGGCCTCTCTTTTTCACGCAGTCACTCTTGTTCTGTTCTTTGGTGCCTTTAGAGCCGGTGAATTGCTCCCCAGGGGTCATCGCAGCCCCGTACTCAAGGTGGTACAGTTTGGGGATGTCAGCTTGGGGCCGGATATAGCACAGCTGCGTCTTAGGTTTTCCAAGACCGACCAACGGGGCAGGGGACAGTGGGTGTCATTACACAGAGCCGACAATGCGCTCCTCTGCCCGGTACGTGCTTTGGGTAGTTACATGACCCGGCGGGGATCCGCTCCCGGATGCCTATTCGTACACGAAGATGGGCGCCCCCTTTCCCAGTACCAGTTCTGGACGGTGGCACGGCGCGCACTGAGTGCGGCCGGGGCAGATACTGCGCAGCTGTCTCTACACTCATTTCGCATTGGAGCTGCTTCAGCTGCCTCCCGGTTGGGTCTTTCGGGTGAGACCATTCAGCGCATTGGGCGTTGGCGGTCTGCCACATACAAAAGATACGTGCGATAG
- the LOC128341176 gene encoding uncharacterized protein LOC128341176 isoform X1, with protein sequence MSAVSAVENTPAFIVSESGAPGRVRGSSKAVAEGVEALYKVPPLEKGPSPVKLPVLERLLRDYPLREQAQYLSQGVTFGFRIPYIGSRVHSMSPNLKSVEGMEVVVLRKINKEVALGRVLGPFRDLPLPDLRISPLGVVPKKAPGEYHLIHHLSFPHGSSVNDGIPDSLCSVKYTSFDQAIRVVRSCGKGALLAKCDIESAFRLLPVHPGDFNLLGFAFQGQYYIDRALPMGCSISCAAFEAFSSFLEWALRREAGLVTTSHYLDDLLMVGRPRTNQCRHLLEVFQHLCADLGVPLAQEKTEGPSAILTFLGIELDTIVGCSRLPQTKLDTLRALLAFCIQARKVTLKQLQQIIGHLNFACRVVVPGRPFLRRLCDAVKGVRCGHHRIRVTAPMWADLRLWASFLESYNGVSFWRDSLLLEVVLQVQSDAAGGSGFGVYFRGRWCAERWPAAWVASGATRDLTFLEFFPIVVAIHLWADLFRNHTVRFWCDNQATVQVINRQTSRSPRVMSLVRAFVLACLSNNILFLTCHVPGVQNGLADALSHFQVQRFRQLAPEAESLPDQMPAWLWSLGA encoded by the coding sequence ATGAGTGCGGTTTCTGCGGTGGAAAACACGCCAGCATTCATTGTCAGCGAGTCAGGGGCCCCCGGGCGGGTCcgagggagcagcaaagcagtaGCAGAAGGGGTGGAGGCACTGTACAAGGTGCCACCCCTGGAAAAGGGCCCTAGCCCAGTGAAGCTTCCGGTCTTAGAACGGCTCCTGCGGGACTACCCGCTTAGAGAGCAAGCACAGTATTTGAGCCAGGGGGTTACTTTTGGTTTTCGCATTCCCTACATTGGTTCGAGAGTTCACAGTATGTCCCCTAACCTTAAGTCCGTGGAGGGGATGGAAGTGGTGGTGCTCCGCAAGATTAACAAGGAGGTAGCTTTGGGGCGGGTTCTAGGCCCTTTCCGGGACTTGCCCCTACCAGATCTGCGCATTTCGCCATTGggggtggtgcccaagaaggCACCAGGCGAATACCACCTTATtcaccacctctccttcccacaTGGTTCCTCTGTTAATGATGGGATCCCAGACAGCCTGTGCTCTGTGAAGTACACATCCTTTGACCAGGCTATCAGAGTAGTTCGTTCTTGTGGGAAGGGTGCCCTCCTTGCAAAATGCGACATTGAGTCTGCTTTCCGCCTCCTCCCGGTTCATCCTGGGGATTTTAATCTCTTAGGTTTCGCCTTTCAGGGGCAGTATTATATTGATCGGGctttgcccatgggctgctcgatttcttgtgcagcctttgaggcttttagctCCTTTCTTGAATGGGCCCTTCGGCGGGAGGCGGGTCTTGTTACCACGTCTCATTATTTAGACGATCTTCTCATGGTTGGCCGGCCTAGAACCAACCAATGCAGGCATCTGTTAGAGGTTTTTCAGCACCTTTGCGCAGACCTAGGTGTCCCATTGGCTCAGGAGAAGACCGAGGGTCCTTCAGCTATTCTCACCTTTTTGGGCATTGAACTTGATACCATTGTGGGCTGTTCCAGACTCCCCCAGACTAAGTTGGACACTTTGCGGGCCTTGTTGGCATTTTGCATCCAGGCACGCAAGGTCACCCTTAAGCAGCTTCAACAGATTATCGGGCATTTAAATTTTGCATGCCGGGTGGTGGTGCCCGGCCGGCCTTTCCTGCGCCGCCTATGCGACGCCGTTAAAGGGGTCAGGTGCGGTCATCATAGGATACGGGTCACTGCCCCCATGTGGGCTGACCTCCGTCTGTGGGCATCCTTTTTGGAATCATACAATGGGGTTTCTTTCTGGCGCGATTCACTCCTCTTGGAAGTAGTTCTACAAGTTCAGTCCGACGCTGCTGGAGGTTCAGGCTTTGGCGTTTATTTCCGTGGCCGCTGGTGCGCCGAGCGGTGGCCGGCCGCTTGGGTAGCTAGTGGGGCCACCAGGGACTTGACATTCCTGGAATTTTTCCCCATAGTCGTGGCTATACATCTATGGGCAGATCTCTTTAGGAACCATACGGTGcgcttttggtgtgacaaccaagCCACTGTACAGGTGATCAATAGGCAGACTTCCAGGTCCCCCAGGGTGATGTCCCTAGTCAGAGCATTTGTCTTGGCCTGCCTGTCTAATAACATCCTTTTTCTGACTTGCCATGTGCCTGGCGTGCAGAACGGCCTGGCGGACGCGCTGTCTCATTTTCAGGTTCAGCGCTTTCGCCAGCTGGCGCCAGAGGCGGAGAGCTTGCCCGACCAGATGCCGGCGTGGCTTTGGAGCCTTGGCGCCTAG